A genome region from Rickettsiales endosymbiont of Stachyamoeba lipophora includes the following:
- the nrdR gene encoding transcriptional regulator NrdR, with protein MKCPFCGYEDTQVKDSRSSEDGMTIRRRRVCSNCNGRFTTFERIQLRDITVVKKSGEKKVFDRDKVYKSLQTALRKRNVSGEKIEQKVNQIIMKLDALGESEVTTTTIGEMVMEALKELDQIAYIRYASVYRDFCEVDDFEQFLKSIKKKKTPKKSN; from the coding sequence TATGAAGATACCCAAGTTAAAGACTCACGCTCTAGTGAAGATGGTATGACCATTCGTAGAAGGCGGGTATGCTCTAATTGTAATGGTAGATTTACTACTTTTGAAAGAATTCAATTGCGTGATATTACCGTGGTTAAGAAAAGTGGTGAAAAAAAGGTTTTTGATCGCGATAAAGTTTATAAATCCTTACAAACAGCTTTAAGAAAAAGAAATGTTAGCGGGGAAAAAATTGAGCAGAAAGTTAATCAGATTATTATGAAGCTTGATGCTTTAGGAGAAAGTGAAGTTACTACTACAACAATAGGAGAAATGGTAATGGAAGCATTAAAAGAGTTAGATCAAATTGCTTATATTAGATATGCCTCAGTATATCGTGATTTTTGTGAAGTAGACGATTTTGAACAGTTTTTAAAATCCATAAAAAAGAAAAAAACTCCTAAAAAAAGCAATTAA
- the ribD gene encoding bifunctional diaminohydroxyphosphoribosylaminopyrimidine deaminase/5-amino-6-(5-phosphoribosylamino)uracil reductase RibD — protein MNTCLLANDEYWMNIALSFAKENIGLTGVNPSVGAVIIKDNQLLSYGITQPGGVPHAEIVAINKLTQDELKDATLYVTLEPCTHYGKSPPCINKILASNFERIVISTLDPNPLINGRSTELLNNNDIKFTVGVLENKAIEINQGFLKRIKTGAPFVTVKVAVSLDGKIATYKNHSHWLSNEYSLKFAHLLRFRSDAIMVGKNTYLIDKPKLSCRLPGINDKKLLKVTLDRNLKELYPSDDNLIVYTLAKSNQKNIISLNEENFLEDVLNDLGARGINNLLVEGGGKLITSLLKCNLIDKLILVTVPIIIGNDGIPMIENLQIDKINNSFRLKNIETFNLKGDNIQTFIIENKE, from the coding sequence ATGAATACATGCCTCCTAGCAAATGATGAATATTGGATGAATATCGCTCTCTCATTTGCCAAGGAAAATATTGGGTTAACAGGAGTCAATCCTTCCGTTGGTGCGGTAATTATTAAAGATAATCAATTATTATCTTATGGAATAACTCAACCTGGGGGTGTTCCACATGCAGAAATAGTAGCTATCAACAAATTAACTCAAGATGAATTAAAAGATGCGACGCTTTACGTAACACTTGAGCCATGTACGCATTACGGTAAATCTCCTCCATGCATTAATAAAATCTTAGCATCTAATTTTGAAAGAATTGTGATATCTACTCTTGATCCTAATCCGTTAATTAACGGCCGGAGTACAGAATTGTTAAACAATAATGATATCAAATTTACAGTAGGCGTTTTAGAAAACAAAGCTATAGAGATAAATCAAGGGTTTTTAAAAAGAATTAAAACAGGAGCTCCTTTTGTTACAGTGAAGGTGGCAGTAAGCCTAGATGGCAAGATAGCAACTTATAAAAATCATTCTCATTGGCTATCTAATGAATATTCATTAAAATTTGCTCATTTACTTAGATTTAGAAGTGATGCCATTATGGTAGGCAAAAATACTTATCTGATTGATAAACCCAAGCTTAGCTGTAGGCTGCCGGGAATAAATGATAAAAAGTTACTTAAAGTTACATTAGATAGGAATCTAAAAGAATTATATCCATCTGATGATAATTTAATTGTATATACTCTAGCTAAGTCTAACCAAAAGAATATAATTTCTTTAAATGAAGAAAATTTTTTAGAAGACGTACTAAATGATTTAGGAGCTAGAGGCATAAATAATTTATTAGTAGAAGGAGGTGGGAAGCTTATTACTTCATTACTAAAATGCAATTTAATTGATAAGCTGATTTTAGTAACAGTACCTATTATAATTGGTAATGATGGAATTCCAATGATAGAAAATCTTCAAATTGATAAAATTAATAATAGTTTTAGATTAAAAAATATTGAAACTTTTAATTTAAAAGGCGATAATATCCAAACATTTATTATTGAGAACAAGGAATAA
- a CDS encoding DsbA family protein: MSRRTTKSSLKNFLLVTVTVVGVGYFIIDYFPQFKRQDNAQISHDLNEEKIKELARVVAKEVVEDFIRDHPEEIISSVEAMQKKKFEERAQQVSSLIKQNLPALQNKATGAVQGQVNNPKHIIVHFYDYNCGYCKSAADMIKKVAENHKNVLIIFRDLPILGPNSIQLAKIAGGVKKYKPENYAKFYYELFEQADKSADNIKALAVNFGVDKQQLEEYLTSSEAQNYVNLNQEIAKKVQVMGTPFIVVNDHVYHNPLSYDAIKSELK, encoded by the coding sequence ATGTCTCGTAGAACTACTAAAAGCTCACTAAAAAACTTTTTACTTGTCACTGTTACTGTAGTTGGGGTGGGATATTTTATAATAGATTATTTTCCTCAATTCAAAAGGCAAGATAATGCCCAAATAAGCCATGATTTAAATGAAGAAAAAATCAAAGAATTAGCACGAGTTGTAGCTAAAGAGGTGGTTGAAGATTTTATTCGTGATCATCCTGAAGAGATTATTAGTTCAGTTGAAGCTATGCAAAAGAAAAAATTTGAAGAAAGAGCTCAACAAGTTTCATCTTTGATTAAACAAAATCTTCCTGCATTGCAAAATAAAGCTACAGGAGCAGTTCAAGGGCAAGTAAATAATCCTAAACACATAATTGTTCATTTCTATGATTATAATTGTGGTTATTGCAAAAGTGCTGCTGATATGATTAAAAAGGTAGCGGAAAATCACAAAAATGTATTAATAATCTTTAGAGATTTGCCAATACTTGGTCCTAATTCCATTCAGCTAGCAAAAATTGCAGGTGGAGTGAAAAAATATAAACCGGAAAACTATGCTAAATTTTATTATGAGTTGTTTGAGCAAGCTGATAAATCAGCAGATAATATTAAAGCTTTGGCGGTAAATTTCGGAGTTGATAAACAACAGCTTGAAGAGTATTTAACTTCTAGTGAAGCACAAAATTATGTTAATCTTAACCAAGAAATAGCTAAAAAAGTGCAAGTAATGGGAACTCCTTTTATTGTGGTTAATGATCATGTTTATCATAATCCCCTTAGCTATGATGCAATCAAAAGTGAATTAAAGTAA
- a CDS encoding flagellar FliJ family protein — translation MQIKKLELLLKLYKEELEQILIELKIQQDLFDKYKIELNHLTEDKYNESQNLNNNYLLNKAYSHYLIKINKDIENKQHAMNACQNRIEKVQNTIQEKFASIKQIELLIAKHKQKLLEKLNKNEQATLDEIASNNY, via the coding sequence ATGCAAATAAAAAAACTAGAATTATTACTTAAGCTTTACAAAGAAGAATTAGAACAAATATTAATAGAACTTAAAATACAGCAAGATCTTTTTGATAAGTATAAAATAGAATTAAATCATCTCACCGAAGATAAATATAATGAATCTCAAAATCTAAATAATAATTATCTTTTAAATAAAGCTTATAGCCATTATCTTATCAAAATTAATAAAGATATTGAAAATAAGCAACACGCCATGAATGCCTGCCAAAACAGGATTGAGAAAGTCCAAAATACCATCCAAGAAAAATTTGCCTCTATTAAACAAATAGAACTCTTAATAGCTAAACATAAACAAAAATTGCTGGAAAAGCTTAATAAAAATGAACAAGCTACGTTGGATGAAATTGCTAGTAATAATTACTAG
- a CDS encoding DMT family transporter has protein sequence MNKPTKRIYNRDQTIGIIFVILSLIFYAFSDALIKYFFKNYQFGIAQVTFLRSLGRIVPLIAFSLIAYTKTFSNPLKTNKILYHLANSIIGCGRTFAYIYAFSVMPLAESSSLSYTSAIFFAILATIFLNEKLKRYHLWAVILATIGIIIALRPGIDNMLRFGAVIVLLGSLLAAISKILIKKLTVKDDPLAIIFYPNILLLIVTAPFLINNWVPLDKSSALLFVLVGFLAAIGQYFYAMALKYASALTIAPYDYSYLIWILLTDFLFNSNFPDLTSIIGGLFVVISNILILAIELKRQHANKKTRIIT, from the coding sequence ATGAACAAACCTACCAAGCGTATCTATAATCGTGATCAAACTATAGGGATAATTTTTGTAATATTATCCCTAATTTTTTATGCGTTCTCTGATGCATTAATAAAATACTTCTTCAAAAATTATCAATTTGGAATAGCCCAAGTTACTTTTTTAAGATCACTGGGTAGAATTGTTCCATTAATAGCATTTAGCCTTATAGCATATACAAAAACCTTTTCAAATCCCCTTAAAACTAATAAAATTCTTTATCATTTGGCTAACTCTATAATCGGCTGCGGTAGAACTTTTGCTTATATTTATGCATTTAGTGTCATGCCACTAGCTGAAAGTTCATCACTTAGCTACACATCCGCTATATTCTTCGCTATACTTGCAACTATTTTTCTTAATGAAAAGTTAAAACGCTATCATCTATGGGCTGTAATACTTGCAACTATTGGCATTATAATTGCTCTAAGACCAGGCATAGATAACATGTTAAGGTTTGGTGCAGTTATAGTTCTACTTGGATCGCTTCTTGCCGCAATTAGCAAGATTCTTATTAAAAAGCTAACCGTTAAAGATGACCCCTTAGCAATTATTTTTTATCCTAATATCTTATTACTTATAGTCACTGCACCATTTTTAATAAACAACTGGGTTCCGCTAGATAAGTCCTCTGCCTTATTGTTTGTACTGGTTGGTTTTCTGGCGGCAATAGGACAATATTTTTATGCAATGGCACTCAAATATGCCAGCGCTTTAACTATAGCCCCTTATGATTATAGTTATCTAATTTGGATTCTTCTAACCGACTTTTTATTTAATAGTAACTTCCCGGATTTAACCAGTATAATTGGTGGACTATTCGTGGTAATTAGTAATATACTTATACTTGCGATTGAACTTAAAAGGCAACATGCAAATAAAAAAACTAGAATTATTACTTAA
- a CDS encoding 50S ribosomal protein L31, with the protein MAQHPDTRLVKFIFPDGSYIESYSTYNKAEFFAEKSIAKHPAWNPDARIEASSADANIQEFNKKFGDLFS; encoded by the coding sequence ATGGCACAACATCCAGATACCAGACTTGTAAAATTCATTTTTCCTGATGGTAGTTATATTGAATCATATTCAACTTATAACAAAGCAGAATTTTTTGCAGAAAAATCAATAGCTAAGCATCCTGCATGGAATCCAGATGCACGTATAGAAGCAAGCTCTGCTGATGCAAACATTCAAGAATTCAATAAAAAATTTGGTGACCTTTTTAGTTAA